Part of the Caulifigura coniformis genome, TCTTCACCCAGTCGGCGTCGAGCTCGCTGCAGATCTCGCAGAGCCGGATTTTGTGTTCGTCCTTGAGATAGCAGTTCTCGAAAATGACCTTCACCTTGCGTCCGTGAGCGTGGGCCGCATCAACGACTGCGCGGATCTCGTTGCGAACGTAGTCCCAGTTGCCGCTGAGAACCTGCCCGATGTTGACGACCATGTCGAGTTCGGTGCAGCCCTCGGAGATCGCCAGGGCCGCTTCGGCCCGCTTCATGGCGGTGGTGTGTCCGCCATGCGGGAAGCCGATCGTCGTGCTGGGCTGGACGGTCGTCTCTCGCAGAACTTCCGCGCAGCGCCTGAGATAGAAAGGAAGGATGCACACGCTGGCAACGTCGTATTCCACCGCGAGCTTCAGCCCGGCCTCGAGTTCCTCGGTGGTGAGGACCGGGTTGAGCAACGAGTGGTCGATCATCTTGGCGATGTCGGCGACGGTCACGGACATGCGATGCTCCTCGAAAAAATGAAGCCCGGCTCTTTCGCCCTTTGACTGCAAGCCGGGCTTCCGAATTTCAGGCCGTGTGAAAAGCCGGGACCCTTACGAGCGGCCCTTGCCTTCGTAAACGGTCTCTTCGGTGACGACCTTGTCCATGAAGATGTCGTGGCCGTCCATCGGAATCTCCGGGAACATCTGGCACTCGAATGCCAGGGCGACGAGCGGCGTGTTTGCGCGGCAGTGCTCCAGGAGCTTGTCGTAGTAACCCTTGCCGTGTCCCGTCCGGCCGCCGCGTTTATCGAAGGCCACCCCCGGAACAAGGATCAGGTCGAGATCCTTGACATCGACCTTCTTCTCGGCGACCGTCCGCAGCTCGGCCTTCGGCTCGAGGATGCGGTACATGCCGAGTTCGAGCTCGTCCATCGACTCCAGGTGAAACAGTTCGAGCTCGCCGTCGACGCAATACGGGACGATGATCCGCTTGCCGCTTTCAAGGGCGATCGGCAGCGCCTGACGGGTGCGGACTTCCGAACGCACGTCGATGTAAAACATCACCGTCTGTGCGGCGTTGTATTCGGGCAGCGCCATCACGCGGGCGAGAATCAGCTTGCTGAGCTCATCTTTCTCGGCCAGGGCATTGCGATTCGCGTGGGATTGCTCGCGAATGGTTTTCTTCAGTTCAGCGACGGACGACATGGACTACAACCCGGGAAGAACGCGAATCGGCCGCTGCAACGGGGGGCGCGGCCATTCAGGCAGGCTCAAACGATAAGCCGCGGGGGAACCGCTGTCACGAGATGGGCCGAGGCAAGTTGCTCACGGCTTGAATTCGCGGGATGTCGCCGCGACATTGAACTGGAAGCCCGGTGACGAACCGGTCGCCAGATGAGAGGGTTTCTCGCGGGAGGCGAAGCGCTCCGTGCCGGTCAAACTGATTATTGATTCCGATCCGGGAATCGGCGACGCCGTCGCCGTCGCCCTGGCGGTGCTCGATCCGGAAATCGAGCTTCTGGCGATCACAGGGGTCGCAGGTCGCGTCAGCGGCGACCAGGCGACCCGCAACCTGCATGGTGTTCTTTCCGTGCTCGATCCGTCGCGCTGGCCGCGCATCGGGTGTGGAGAAGGACCGGCATTCTTCTGGCCTCCCGAGCCGGGCTCGATCGAGCCCGTGCTCCTGCATGGGCCGCAGGGAGTGGGGGAACTCGACGTCCCGAACACCGGACTGCACCAGAAACACGACTCCTGCAAGGTGATGTGCGAGATCGTCCGCGCTCACCCGCAGGAGGTGACGATCCTCACGCTCGGACCGCTGACCAACCTCGAGCGCGCGGCCGAACTGTGGCCCGAGTTCTGGGAAAGCGTTCACGATGTCGTCTGCCTCGGCGGAGCGCTCAATGGACCGGGCGATGTCACGGCGGCTGCCGAGTTCAACATCTTCGCCGACCCGGAAGCCGCCCACGCGTTCCTGAGATCGGCCGTCACCAAGACGCTGATCCCGCTCGAGGTTGCCAGGCATCTGCAGCTCAGCTTCGAACAATACACGCGGCTGAATAACGACAAGTATTCGCGCGTCGGGCAGCTCCTCGAGAGAACTCTTCCCTTTGCACTGCGGTCGCATCGACAGCATCTCGGCAAAGAGGTGTTGTGGATGCCGGAAATTGCGGCGCTGGCCTCGATTTCCCAGTCGCGGTCGTTTGAACGCGAGACGATGGCGGTCGACGTTGAGCTGCAGGGGCAGCTCACCAGAGGAATGACGATCGCAGATCGGCGACCGACATCACAATGGCGGCGCAATACCGATGTCGCCACCAGGTATGACGTCCGCAGCGTGCTCGACTGGATGACGCGGCTGCTGGCGCGAGGGTGACTCCGGTCCCGGCCGTTCCGGTTGACCGGTCGTCTTCAGTCCGCCGCTTTCTCGACGTCGGTGTCGCGCATCTGCACGATCACGATCCAGCCGGTGTCGCGCAGCTCCTGCGGCCGGCCCCGCACCAGCACCGGCTCGAACGCGGCCAGCCAGGTCCCCGATTCAGGCGGATCCAGCGGATCCCGGTAGTCGCGGATCAGGTTGTCGGGCAGCTCCGCTCCGGCCTCTCCGGCCATGCGCGTGGCGCGCATCTTGAGCAGGCGGCCCAGGTAGTCCGGGTGAATCCGATAGTTCTCGGCTTCGTCGTCAGGCTCCGTCGATTCCTTCATCAGGGGGTGATGCAGGACCAGACCCTGGTTCGAGTCGCCCAGTCCTTCGATGCGGTCGGCCCGCGTATCGACAAGGACCGCAATCTGATCGCTGCCCAGGCCGAACTGCAGGACGCTGAACTCACCAAGGTCCACCGTCATCGCCAGCACGCCGAGAACTTCCCGGTGCGGAGTCCCGGCCTTGCCGCTCCAGATCGGCGCAGAGAATGCCACCTTGAGCATCCCGCTCGAGCGGCTGGAGTACACGGCCGAGCGATAGACGTTGTGGATCGGCAGCGCCTTGGACGCTTCTTCCGGCGTCAGCTCGCGCCCGAGGCCATGGAAATAGTCGCGGAACGCGAAGTTCTCGCCGATCGTGTCAGAGGCCGGGGTCCGCGCCTGCTGTGTTCCGTTGCGGGCCATGACGAACCAGCTGCTCGCCTTGGCCGTCTGGTTGTGTTCGATGTAACGGCTGTCGAGCCAGGCCTGCAGCGTCTTGCGGACCGAATCGTCGTCCGGAGTCTTGTTGAGGGCGATTAGCGCCGTCCGCAGCTCGGTGTCGTTCGCTTCGGTCTCCAGGATTCGCCAGCGGAGATCCACTTCACCGGCCACCGTTCGCGCAGCAAAGCGCGACGCAACGCGGAGACCCTGCTCGCGCGCGAGCTCAGCCGTGACCCGCGCCCCGCGTTCGTGA contains:
- the deoC gene encoding deoxyribose-phosphate aldolase, coding for MSVTVADIAKMIDHSLLNPVLTTEELEAGLKLAVEYDVASVCILPFYLRRCAEVLRETTVQPSTTIGFPHGGHTTAMKRAEAALAISEGCTELDMVVNIGQVLSGNWDYVRNEIRAVVDAAHAHGRKVKVIFENCYLKDEHKIRLCEICSELDADWVKTSTGYGSGGSTWEDLVLMRKHSAPHVQVKAAGGLRDLDSILKARSLGVTRVGCSRTKDVLDDARGRLA
- a CDS encoding 5-formyltetrahydrofolate cyclo-ligase produces the protein MSSVAELKKTIREQSHANRNALAEKDELSKLILARVMALPEYNAAQTVMFYIDVRSEVRTRQALPIALESGKRIIVPYCVDGELELFHLESMDELELGMYRILEPKAELRTVAEKKVDVKDLDLILVPGVAFDKRGGRTGHGKGYYDKLLEHCRANTPLVALAFECQMFPEIPMDGHDIFMDKVVTEETVYEGKGRS
- a CDS encoding nucleoside hydrolase, producing MPVKLIIDSDPGIGDAVAVALAVLDPEIELLAITGVAGRVSGDQATRNLHGVLSVLDPSRWPRIGCGEGPAFFWPPEPGSIEPVLLHGPQGVGELDVPNTGLHQKHDSCKVMCEIVRAHPQEVTILTLGPLTNLERAAELWPEFWESVHDVVCLGGALNGPGDVTAAAEFNIFADPEAAHAFLRSAVTKTLIPLEVARHLQLSFEQYTRLNNDKYSRVGQLLERTLPFALRSHRQHLGKEVLWMPEIAALASISQSRSFERETMAVDVELQGQLTRGMTIADRRPTSQWRRNTDVATRYDVRSVLDWMTRLLARG